From Blattabacterium cuenoti:
AAGTATGTTTTGCATTAGGATTTTTAAAATAAAAACCTTTTCCATTTAATCCATCTGAATATTCTAATGTAGTTCCTATTAAATAGGGTAAACTATTTTTATCTATTAAAATTTTTATTTCTTGATTTTGAAATAATTGATCTTCTTTTTTTTGTTTTTTATCAAAAGTAAGTTGATAGGATAAACCAGAACATCCTCCATTTTTTACTCCTAATCTAATAAAATAAATATCTTGAGATAATCCTTCTTGTTTTAAAAGAGAAATTAATTTATTTTTAGCTTGATTTGATATAAAAACCATAATATTTTTTTTATAAATTTATATCTAATATTTGTTTAAATAAATTTTAGTTTTTTCTTTTTTAATTCCCCAACGATCAGACATTCCTGCATTAATTTCTAAAATATATTTTAATTTTAAATTATTTACAGAGTATATCTCTCTCATAGGAGAGACATATTTTTGAATAAAAATTATAGTATTTGATTCATCAATATAGATAATATCTAAAGGAATTCGAATATTTTTTATATTCATTTTTTGAATTTCTTTTTTTTTCAAAATAAATAACATTCCTCTATTTTCATTCATAAATGATCGGTA
This genomic window contains:
- a CDS encoding HesB/IscA family protein, yielding MVFISNQAKNKLISLLKQEGLSQDIYFIRLGVKNGGCSGLSYQLTFDKKQKKEDQLFQNQEIKILIDKNSLPYLIGTTLEYSDGLNGKGFYFKNPNAKHTCGCGKSFSS
- a CDS encoding DUF192 domain-containing protein, with the protein product MKKIKYLLFFLFLFLISSEKIDNENQLFFDIGDILEIQFIKHGELSFMKKNFLLKKIDIEIASNDIEKMNGLMYRSFMNENRGMLFILKKKEIQKMNIKNIRIPLDIIYIDESNTIIFIQKYVSPMREIYSVNNLKLKYILEINAGMSDRWGIKKEKTKIYLNKY